The following is a genomic window from Syntrophaceae bacterium.
GATAGTAGTCCTGTTTGTCATGAATCGGCTTGAGGCCGTCGGCAAGGCGCTGGGCCAGCCGCTTCTTGCACTGCACGCAGCCGATGGCCGCCTTGCGGCAGTCCCGGTCGATCTCGGCGACGTCTGCGGCCGTCGAGTAGATGTTGTGGAAGGCGAAGACGTTGCAGACCTCCGGGCGGCCGGGGTCGCTCTTTCGCTGGCGTTGCGGGTCGGTGAACATGGATTCGACCTTCTTGCGCAGCTCCTCCCCGCGGTCGCTCAGATAGATCGCGTTGTCGTAGGACTTGCTCATCTTCCGGCCGTCGATGCCCAGGAGCTTCGGCACCTCCGTCAGGAGCGGTTCGGGGATCGGGAAGATCTCCCGGTAGAGGAAGTTGAAGCGGCGGGCGATCTCGCGTGTCAGCTCGACGTGCGGCAGCTGGTCGACGCCCACCGGCACGCCGTAGGCCTTGTACATGATGATGTCCGCCGCCTGGAGGACCGGGTATCCCAGGAAGCCGAAGGTGGAGAGGTCCCGGTCGACGAGCTCCTGTTTCATCTCCTTGTAGGTGGGGTTGCGCTCGAGCCACGGCAGCGGGGTGATCATGCACAGCAGGACGAAGAGCTCCGCGTGCTCCTTGACGGCGGACTGGACAAAGAGGGTGCTCTCTCTCGGGTCGAGTCCGGCGGCAAGCCAGTCGACGACGATGTCGATCCGGTTCTGGCGGATCTCCTCGGTCCGGTTGTAGTCCGACGTCAGGGCGTGCCAGTCGGCGATGAAGTAGAAGCAGTCGTAGCCGCCGTCGTTCTGCAGGTCCACCCAGTTCTTCAGGGCGCCGAGGTAGTTGCCGAGGTGCAGCCTGCCCGTCGGCCGGATCCCGCTGAGGATTCTTCGTTTCGTTGCCATGTCCCTTCTTCCACGCATCGGAAATCGCCCGGGGATGGACCCGGGCGCCCCGGTCGTATAACAGAAATGCCTGCCCCTGTCAACGGCAAGCAAGGCCAAGTTCAAGAAAAAACACAAGGTTTTTCCTCAGCGCCGGGCCGCTGCGAGAATCTGTCGGATCCTCGACAGCGGCCTGTCGAGGGAGCGGCGCTCCTGCCGCAGGCTCTCGAGGGCATCGAGGACGCCGAGCTGCGCCAGCCGCTGCAGCACCCTCGCACAATCGGCCTCCTGGAGGATCAGCCTCAGCTCGGCTGCGATCCGGTACTCTTCCAGGACCGCGAGGAGGCCCAGCGACAGGGCCTCGCCGATCCGTGCCTCGTCGGCCGCTACGACCCGGAAGCCCAGCCTGACCTCGAACCGGACGGCCCGGAAGATCCTCGTCGGGTCGTCGATGAAGCTCCGCCCGTGCAGGACGCGGATGTTGCCCTCGCCGATGTCGCGCAGCCCGCCGAACTCGTCGAGCAGGCGGCCGAACCCCGCCGGTGCGAGAGACGCGGCCATCGCGTTGATCGTGAAATCACGGCGTGCAAGGTCATCCCGGATCGTTCCCGGCGTCACGCGGGGAAGCGCCGCGGGCGCGTCGTAGATCTCCGTGCGGGCCGTGGCGACATCCACCTTGACGCCGTTGGGCATGGTGATCGTGGCCGTCCCGAACCGCTCATAGCATTTCACCCGCGCGCGCAGGCGGCCTGCGAGCCTCCTGGCGAACCGGATCCCCTCCCCCTCGACGACGATGTCCAGGTCGACATTGTCACGCCCCAGGAGCAGGTCCCGCACCGTGCCCCCCACGGCGTAGGCGCCGAACCCCATGTCTTCGGCAAGGCTCCCCGCCCCGTGGAGGATGTCCCTCAGCGCAGGTGCCATCCGGGCTTCAATCGTCTCCGCAAGACTCTGCATGCCGCGATGTCCGTCCGCCCCTCCCGGGGCGTCAAAAAAAGACCTCCCGTCGCCCGACGGCGGAGGTCCTTGGATCGTTTCGGGCCGCCCCTCAGACGTTGACGACGTCCGTCAGCCCCTTGCCGGCCTTGAACCGGACGACTTTGCGCGCCGGGATCTGCACGACGCCGCCCGTTTTGGGGTTCCTCCCCGTTCTGGCCCTGCGCTGCACGCAGTTGAAGGTCCCGAAGCCGGTGAGGCTGAGCCTGCCCGTCTTTCTGAGCTCTTCACCCACGGCATTGAGGTACGCCTCCAGGGCCCTTCCGGCTGCCGCTTTCGAGACCATCGCCTCCTTTGCCATCCGCTCGATCATCTCCTGCTTGGTCATCACGAACCCCCTTTTCTGCGCGATGAGTCCAACCGACGCCATGAACCGCGGCTCATGGCCTCTCCCTGTCCTGCCGGGTGCTGCAACGACGGATGCGGTTTCCGGAATACGCGGTGTTTGGGTTAGGCTTGTTCGAAGCGGGTCTGCTCCGGGGTCTGACGCGGGAAAGCAATTTGTCTCTAGCACAAATGTGAGAAGGCAGGCAAGAGAATTTCCCGGCCCGGCGGCTCAAGGGGCCTTCGACTTTCCTTCGTCTTTCAGGACGAGGAAGTACAGCTCCCCTTCCTCCTTGAGATGGCCCGCCGCGATCTCCGCCTCGGGGCCCCTGCCGAAGAACAGGTCCACCCGGCCCGCCCCCGTGATGGCGCCCCCCGTGTCCTGGTTGAGGACGAAGCGCGAGAACGGGACCCAGGACTGGATCTCGCCGCCCGGTCCGATCACGGGCTTCCGGCTCTTCACGAAGGCCAGCGCACCTCTCGGGAACAGCGCCGCGTCCGTTGCCACGGAGCGGCCGCCGGTGAGCGTGACCCCGATGCTGCCCACCGGGCCTTCCTCGACGATCCGGAAGAACACGTAGCTCTCGTTGTGGTTCAGGATCTCCCGGATCTCCTCGGGCCTCTCCCGGAGATACCGCTTGATGCCCTGCATGGAGAGCTCCTCCCTCGTAATCCGGCCCGAATCGATCAGCAGCTTCCCGATGCTCCGGTAGGCCCTCCCGTTGGACTGGGCGTAGCTCACCTGGAAGCTCGATCCGTCGGGCAGCCGGACCATCCCCGATCCCTGGACGTGGAGGAAGAAGAGGTCCACGGGGTCCGCAAACCAAGCGATCTCGAGACCCCGGTTCTCGAGCGCCCCGGCCCCGTCGATCTCCTCGCGGCTCCAGTAGGGCACGAGTTCCCCCTTCTCGAGCCTACCGACCAGCCGCTCGTTCTTGTACCGTTCGCGGAATCTCCCCAGGTGCACGACGACCGCGTCGTCGGGCTTGCGGTAGATGGGGTAGCGGTACCGCTCCGTCCTGACGAGTGAGCCTTCCAGGACCGGCTCGTAGTAGCCGGTGAACAGGACCCTGCCGGCCGGTCCGCTGCCCGCCGCCCTGTAGACGTCGAATGTCTCCCGCACGCGCCTGTCGACGTCGGCCGGGGATGCGCCGCTCTCGACGATCGCCAGGAACGCCTCGAGGGATGTCTTCATGTCGCGCGCGGTGACGCGCCTGTCCCCCATCCGGTAGGTCGTGCGCTCCGGGACGCGGGCGTAGTACTCGAGGCTCTTCCGGACGGCCCGCGCCAGGGATGCCCGGTCCAGATCGTCCTCGAACCGCGGCAGATCGCTCGCCGCGACGGCTGCAAGAGGCGGGACCTCCTTGGGCGGGATTGCCGGGGGCGGCGCGACGGCGGGGGGCTGGCGGAAGAGCGCGCAGCCGCCGATCAGCATCGCGATAAGCAAAATGAAAATAATTTTCCGCATGATGATTATCGGACCCTCAAGACATCATAAAAACGTCCGGATCAGAAAAAGAAGGCAAGCAGTCTCGAAGCCGTCTTTCCCCGCAGGCTGATCAAAAAGGTTTAGATGCAAGGCGCCCGACATTCCGAGGAGCCGAGGCGTACTTGGGTCGTACGTTGAGCGACGAGGAAGGAGGGCAACGCCGCAGATGAGCCTTTTTCATCAGCCTCGACTACAGCTCGATGATCATCGCATACTCGTCGCAGAAGTCAGGGTACTTCCAGCACTTGAAGCAGTCCGACCAGATCTTCTCGGGCAGCTCCGTGCGCTGGACCTCGTGAAACCCCATCCGCGCGAAGAATTCCTTCTGGTAGGTGAGCGCGAAGATCCGGTAGATCTCCAGCGTGATCGCCTCGGAGATGCAGGCCTCCACCAGTTTCTTGCCGATCCCCCTCTTGCGGTACTCGTCGACGACGTAGAGTGAACGGATCTCCGCAAGGTTCTCCCAGAACAGGTGCATGGCGACGACCCCCACGATCGGCCCGTCCTCCTCGTCCATGTACACGTAGAAGTCGCGCAGGCTGTTGTAGAGGTCGACGAGCGAGCGGGGCAGCATCTCGCCCTTGGCCGCCGAGAGGTTGATGATCCGGTGGATCAACTTGACGTCGCTGGTCTTCGCTTTCCTGAGCATCGTTTCGTCCCCGGCCCTGTTCTATTTTTTCGCCGCCCTCAGCATTTCCCTCGCCGCGGCGCGGGTCTTGTCCGTGATCTCCACGCCCCCAAGCATCCGCGTGATCTCCTCGAGGCGCTCGTCCTCGGAGAGCTGCCGGACATCCGTCTTCGTCCTCCCGTCTGTCACCCGTTTCGTGACCCGGTAGTGCGTCCGGCCGAAGGACGCGATCTGCGGCAGGTGCGTGATGCAGATGACCTGGTGGTGCCGCGAGATATCGCGGAGCTTGCGCCCGACGATTTCCGCCGTGGCTCCGCCGATCCCGCTGTCCACCTCGTCGAAGATCACGGTTCCGACGGAGCCGACCCCCGACAGGACCTTCTTCATGGCCAGCACGATCCGCGACAGCTCGCCCCCGGAGGCCACCCGGTTGAGAGGCTTGAGCGGCTCGCCCACGTTGGCCGAGAGCTGGAACTCGGGCTGGTCGATCCCCTTCGGGCCCAGCGTTGCAAGGCCCTCCTCGTCCGGCACCGGCTCCTGGAACAGGACGGAAAAGCGGGCCTTCTCCATCTTCAGCGCGTGCAGTTCCTCCTCGATGGCCTTTTCCAGGGATGCGGCCACGCGCCGCCTCTCCCCGGACAGTTTCCCGGCCAGGTCCCTGAGCAGGGCCCTGCGCTTCGCCAGTTCGGCATCCAGCGCCTCGATGTCCTCGGCGGCACTGGAGAGCGCCTGCAGCTCCGTCTTCAGGGCCTGCCCTGTCTTCAGCACGCTCTCGATGGAGCCGCCGTGTTTCTTCTTCAGCCTTCCGATCAGCTCGAGCCGGTCGTCGATCTCGTCGAGGCGCGCGGGATCGGAGGGGATCCTGCCCAGGTAGTCGCGCAGCGCCCGTGCCGCGTCCTCAAGCTGGATGGCCAGGGATTTCAACTCGTCGTCGGCAACCGCAAAACCCGGGTCGATGCGCCGGATGTCCCGGATATGGCCCGTCACTCGGGCAAGCACCGCGAGCACCGAGTCCTCCCGGCCGTAGAGCGCCTCCCATGAATCGCGGGCCAGCTCCGCGAGCTTCGCGGCGTTGGCCAGGATTTTCTTCTCCTCCTGCAGCGAGGCATCCTCCCCGGGCTTGAGCGCCGCCCGCTCGATCTCGCCGATCTGGAAGCGGAGGAACTCCTCCCGCTCGGCGCGGTTTCGGTTCTTTGCCGCGAGGTCGTCCCGCTTCGCCTGGAGTTTCCGGTACTCCTCGTACAGGGCGGAAAACCGGCCCCGTTCGGCCCCGAGGTTGCCGTACTCGTCGAGGATGTCGATGTGGCTCTCCGGGTTGAGCAGGACCTGGTGCTCGTGCTGGCTGCAGATGTTGACGAGCGCCTCGCTGATCTCGCCGAGCATGGCCACGGTGGCGAGATTGCCGTCGACGTAGACCCGGTTCTTCCCCGAGCGGGACACCACCCGCTTGACGACGATCTCCCTGCCGGGGTGAAACCCCATCCCCTGGAGCTTCGCCCGGAGATCCCGGTTCGCCCCGATGTCGAAGACCGCCTCGACGACGGCGGCGTCCTCCTCGGAGCGGATCAGGTCCGTCGAGGCCCGGTCCCCGAGCAGCAGGCCGATGGCGCCGACGAGGATCGACTTGCCCGCCCCCGTCTCTCCCGAGACGACGTTGAGGCCCTCGTGGAAGGCGAGGTTGAGCCGGTCGATGATGGCGAAATTGGTGATGCCCAGTTCCTTCAGCATGTCAGGTCCGGTTCGTCGATGAGGGGGAGCCGCCCCAGCCGAGTTTCGACCGCAGGATCTGGAGGTAGTCCCTTCGGGGCGACACAACCAGGTTCGTCACGAAGTCCGACTTCCGCACGGTGATGGCATCGCCGGTCTTGAGGTTATAGGTCACCTGTCCGTCGCAGCTCAGGATGGCCCCCGCCTCGCGGGTCCAGAGCATGATCTTCAGCACCGCCGTGTCAGGCAGGATCACGGGCCGGTTGGTCAGCGTGTGGGGGCAGATGGGGTTGAGGATGATCGTGTTCAGAACGGGCAGCACGATGGGCCCCCCGGCCGAGAGCGAGTAGGCCGTGGACCCCGTCGGGGTCGAGACGATGAGCCCGTCCGCCCTGTAGCTCGTGAGGTACTGGCCGTCGACGTGCGTCTCCAGGTCCACCATCCGCGAATAGTTGCCGCGGTTGATGACCGCGTCGTTCAGCACGGTACACTCGAAGCTCTCACCCTGCTCGTCGTGGACCGCGACGTCGAGCATCATGCGGCTCTCCGTCCGGAATTCCCCCGCCAGCACCGCCTCGAGGGCGTCGAACATCTCGTTGAGATTGATGACGGTGAGGTACCCGAAGGTTCCCATATTGACGCCGAGGATCGGGACGCTCGATTTCCGCATCAGCCGTGCCGCCTGAAGGAGCGTGCCGTCTCCCCCCATCGTGACGACGAGGTCGGCCCGGCTGCCCAGCTCGCCGCCGTGGTAGCCCCGCACGCCGAGCCGGGCGGCCGCCTCCCTTTCCAGGAGGATCTCGAGACCTTTGCCCCGGGCCCAGTCCGAGAGCCTCGCGATGCTCTCCAGCACGTGGTCCTTGTTCGCGTTGCCGACAACCCCGATCGCCCTGATGCCCATCCCGCAGAACCCCTCAAAATTTCGGCTGATACGTAACACAATTCGAGTCCACTGTCCATCATGGAGCTGGCTGGTCGCACGGGCCCGGGACGCGCGGGACGCGCCTCCGGCCGGAGGCTTGCCGCAGAGAAAGAGCATTGACAAGGCCGCCTCTCATGCGCTACCGTGCCAGCCTTTACAGGAGGAGTCATCATGGGGCTGCTGAAAGGATCGCTGACCTTTTCGAGATACCGTGTCAAGGGGGAATTGCCGGAGGACTTCCGGCCCTTCTTCGACCGCCAGATCAAGAAATACGCATTCCAGGAACTCACGGCATCGGCCGAGGAGCAGGCCTTCGGATGGACCTGCCTGGAGAACCCCCTCGACACCCGCTTCGAGGGGGCGCGGTACAGTGCGGGAGACTACTTCTACTTCGCGCTGCGCGTCGACAGGAAGTCGATCCCGCCCGCGCTGCTCCGGATCAAGTGTCTCGAGGAGGAACGCAAGGCCCTCAAGGACAGCGGCAAGAAGAGGATCTTCCGCGAGCAGGCCAAGGAGATCAAGGAGCGCGTCTACCTGCAACTGCTGACGAGGACCTACCCGGTCCCGTCGCTCTACGACGTGCTGTGGCACCCGGCCGGGGGCTGGCTCCTCGTGGGGTCCCATGCGGACAAGGTGTTCGAGACCTTCGAGGACCTCTTCAAGATCTCCTTCAACGCGAGATTCGCCCCCTGGCTGCCTTGGGATGCGGAGCAGCTGGACCGGAAAACGGCCGCCGCCGTCGCGTCCCTCCAGGGAGGCTCGTTCCTCGAGCCCGCGAAGGGATCCGGCGAGAAAACGGACCCCTCGTTCCTGGCCCGCGAGTTCATGACCTGGCTCTGGTTCAAGTCCGAGGAGCGCAACGGGACGATCTCGATCCCCGGACGGGCGGAGGTGGGACTCAGCTTCGAGAAACGGGTCGTTCTGGAGTCCGGCGAGGGGGAGTACGCGGAAACGGTGGCCTGCCAGGGACTGCACGCGGACCTGCGGGAGGGCAAGGCGGCGATCCGCGAGGGCAAGAAGGTGCGGGAGGCCCGCCTGCGGCTCGAGAGGGACGGCGATCGCTGGGAGTTCACCCTGAAGGCCGACCGGTTCCAGTTCCAGTCCATGAGACTCCCCCAGGCGGGCGGCCTCGACGAGGAGGGCGAGGAGAAGGATGGCGGGATTCTCGAGCGGATCTATCTCGTGGAGACGGCCCTGGCGACCATGGACGAGCTGTTCGCCTTCTTCCTGGGCCGGCGTCTCTCGCCCCAGTGGGCCTCCGAGGAGATCCCGCGCATCAGGGCTTGGCTCAAGGCATAAGCATCAGGGGCCGGACAATTGGACCATCACGTAAAGAGGATTCCCCTTTGCCTTGCCGCCTGCGTCTTTCTCCCGGCCCGTTGCCTGCCCCGGTTCGAATGACCGCGGTCACGGCACCAACTCCCTCAGGGCAGCGAGCAGGGCCTGGTTCTCCTCCTCCGTTCCCACGGATATGCGGATCTTGTCGTCTACACCGGGGCGGTCCCAGTAGCGGACCAGGATCCCCCGGTCCCGCAACTCCAGATACAGATAACGGGCATCGCCCCTCGGCGGCCTGGCCCAGATGAAATTGGCCTGCGAGGGCCAGATACGGAAC
Proteins encoded in this region:
- a CDS encoding NAD(+) kinase; amino-acid sequence: MGIRAIGVVGNANKDHVLESIARLSDWARGKGLEILLEREAAARLGVRGYHGGELGSRADLVVTMGGDGTLLQAARLMRKSSVPILGVNMGTFGYLTVINLNEMFDALEAVLAGEFRTESRMMLDVAVHDEQGESFECTVLNDAVINRGNYSRMVDLETHVDGQYLTSYRADGLIVSTPTGSTAYSLSAGGPIVLPVLNTIILNPICPHTLTNRPVILPDTAVLKIMLWTREAGAILSCDGQVTYNLKTGDAITVRKSDFVTNLVVSPRRDYLQILRSKLGWGGSPSSTNRT
- a CDS encoding CCA tRNA nucleotidyltransferase, producing MAPALRDILHGAGSLAEDMGFGAYAVGGTVRDLLLGRDNVDLDIVVEGEGIRFARRLAGRLRARVKCYERFGTATITMPNGVKVDVATARTEIYDAPAALPRVTPGTIRDDLARRDFTINAMAASLAPAGFGRLLDEFGGLRDIGEGNIRVLHGRSFIDDPTRIFRAVRFEVRLGFRVVAADEARIGEALSLGLLAVLEEYRIAAELRLILQEADCARVLQRLAQLGVLDALESLRQERRSLDRPLSRIRQILAAARR
- a CDS encoding HU family DNA-binding protein, with product MTKQEMIERMAKEAMVSKAAAGRALEAYLNAVGEELRKTGRLSLTGFGTFNCVQRRARTGRNPKTGGVVQIPARKVVRFKAGKGLTDVVNV
- the trpS gene encoding tryptophan--tRNA ligase; this translates as MATKRRILSGIRPTGRLHLGNYLGALKNWVDLQNDGGYDCFYFIADWHALTSDYNRTEEIRQNRIDIVVDWLAAGLDPRESTLFVQSAVKEHAELFVLLCMITPLPWLERNPTYKEMKQELVDRDLSTFGFLGYPVLQAADIIMYKAYGVPVGVDQLPHVELTREIARRFNFLYREIFPIPEPLLTEVPKLLGIDGRKMSKSYDNAIYLSDRGEELRKKVESMFTDPQRQRKSDPGRPEVCNVFAFHNIYSTAADVAEIDRDCRKAAIGCVQCKKRLAQRLADGLKPIHDKQDYYRSHLQEVDDIIADGNERARQVARATMDEVRDAVRV
- a CDS encoding transglycosylase, with the translated sequence MLIGGCALFRQPPAVAPPPAIPPKEVPPLAAVAASDLPRFEDDLDRASLARAVRKSLEYYARVPERTTYRMGDRRVTARDMKTSLEAFLAIVESGASPADVDRRVRETFDVYRAAGSGPAGRVLFTGYYEPVLEGSLVRTERYRYPIYRKPDDAVVVHLGRFRERYKNERLVGRLEKGELVPYWSREEIDGAGALENRGLEIAWFADPVDLFFLHVQGSGMVRLPDGSSFQVSYAQSNGRAYRSIGKLLIDSGRITREELSMQGIKRYLRERPEEIREILNHNESYVFFRIVEEGPVGSIGVTLTGGRSVATDAALFPRGALAFVKSRKPVIGPGGEIQSWVPFSRFVLNQDTGGAITGAGRVDLFFGRGPEAEIAAGHLKEEGELYFLVLKDEGKSKAP
- the rdgC gene encoding recombination-associated protein RdgC, whose product is MGLLKGSLTFSRYRVKGELPEDFRPFFDRQIKKYAFQELTASAEEQAFGWTCLENPLDTRFEGARYSAGDYFYFALRVDRKSIPPALLRIKCLEEERKALKDSGKKRIFREQAKEIKERVYLQLLTRTYPVPSLYDVLWHPAGGWLLVGSHADKVFETFEDLFKISFNARFAPWLPWDAEQLDRKTAAAVASLQGGSFLEPAKGSGEKTDPSFLAREFMTWLWFKSEERNGTISIPGRAEVGLSFEKRVVLESGEGEYAETVACQGLHADLREGKAAIREGKKVREARLRLERDGDRWEFTLKADRFQFQSMRLPQAGGLDEEGEEKDGGILERIYLVETALATMDELFAFFLGRRLSPQWASEEIPRIRAWLKA
- the recN gene encoding DNA repair protein RecN gives rise to the protein MLKELGITNFAIIDRLNLAFHEGLNVVSGETGAGKSILVGAIGLLLGDRASTDLIRSEEDAAVVEAVFDIGANRDLRAKLQGMGFHPGREIVVKRVVSRSGKNRVYVDGNLATVAMLGEISEALVNICSQHEHQVLLNPESHIDILDEYGNLGAERGRFSALYEEYRKLQAKRDDLAAKNRNRAEREEFLRFQIGEIERAALKPGEDASLQEEKKILANAAKLAELARDSWEALYGREDSVLAVLARVTGHIRDIRRIDPGFAVADDELKSLAIQLEDAARALRDYLGRIPSDPARLDEIDDRLELIGRLKKKHGGSIESVLKTGQALKTELQALSSAAEDIEALDAELAKRRALLRDLAGKLSGERRRVAASLEKAIEEELHALKMEKARFSVLFQEPVPDEEGLATLGPKGIDQPEFQLSANVGEPLKPLNRVASGGELSRIVLAMKKVLSGVGSVGTVIFDEVDSGIGGATAEIVGRKLRDISRHHQVICITHLPQIASFGRTHYRVTKRVTDGRTKTDVRQLSEDERLEEITRMLGGVEITDKTRAAAREMLRAAKK
- a CDS encoding N-acetyltransferase — its product is MLRKAKTSDVKLIHRIINLSAAKGEMLPRSLVDLYNSLRDFYVYMDEEDGPIVGVVAMHLFWENLAEIRSLYVVDEYRKRGIGKKLVEACISEAITLEIYRIFALTYQKEFFARMGFHEVQRTELPEKIWSDCFKCWKYPDFCDEYAMIIEL